Part of the Planctomycetota bacterium genome, GAGCGGGGACTCGTCATTCCGGCCGACCTCGGCGCGACGCTGGCGGCGCTTCTCGGCGGGCCGTCGAGCCTTCCGGGGACGCCCTGGCTCGGCCACGACCTCGGTTCGATGCTCGCCGGTGATGCACCGCCGCCGCGGGACCGGGTGGTGGTCGCCGGGCCCGGCGGAGGGGCAGTCGTCACCGACGCCTGGTCGATGCACGTCGCCCGGACGACGGACAGCGGGATACCCGCGGCGCGCCGGCTGTATGCCCAGCCCGACGATTTTTTCAGGATCTGCGACGTCGCCGACCGCTCGCCGCAGGTTGCCGAGGAGCTCGCAGCGCTGGTTTCGTCGGTCGGGGAAGGCGTGGTGGACGGGGCGGACGAGGCGGCCGCGGATGCCTGGTTACGTCCGCTCTCGCCGGCGGCCCGGGAGCCGGCAACCTGAGGGGCGGCCGAAACGGCTCTTCTCCGCCGTTCCCCTCGTGGCTATCCTCCCGCCCCCTCCGGGTGCTCCCGCCACCCGCAGCACGCCGGCCGTGACGGTGGTCTCGCGGGAGACACGCCGGTCGCGCGGTTGCCGGCCGGTGCCGGGTCGTCTCCATGCCCTGTCCCCTCCGCCAGCGACGTTCGTTCCGTGGGGACCGCCCCGGCCGGTGCCGCGCGCTCCCGGCCGTCGCCAAACTGCTCGCCGCCCTGACCGCGCTGGCTCCGGCGAGCGCCGACGAGCCCGGCGCCGTCGGGCCGCCGGTGACGGTGCGGATCACGTGGGGCGGGGGCCGACCACGTGGCTGGAGCGGCACCGTGCGCGTGCTCGCCCCGACGGGGCAGGTGCTCCCGCTGCCGGCGTGGCGGCCGCTCGCCGCCGATCCCGAGGCGGTGGCGCGGATTCACCCCCGAGACGGTCACCTGCAGGTCGTTGCCGGCGGCGAACGCGTCGTGCTCGACGGCATCGAGATCGCGATCCCCGACTGGGCCACGGCGCGGATCGAGGTCGCGCTGGCGGCCGACGGCGCCGCCACCCCGGTCACCACCACGGTCGCGGTCTCCGACCTGCTCGGCAGCCCGGCGCTCGAGCCGCTCGACGCCGAAGCCAACCGGCTGTCACTGGAGCGCGCTGGTGGGGACGAGCTCCGCGTCGTCTTCCCCGCGCCAGGACCCGTGCCCGACGCGCCGCTGCCGACGTTACGCCGGCCGGGCGACACCGTCCGGTTCGAGGTCCACCCGCTGCTCGCCGGCCGGCCCGCCGGGAGCACATCGGTCGAGCTCCGGGCCCGGGTGGTGGCCAGTGACGACGGCGAGTCGCACGCCACCCAGGCCGTGCTCCTCCGCGAGATTGCCGCCGACGGGGCCCGGGCGTTCGAACCGGTGCCGGTGGAGCTCGCGCTGCCGGTCCGCGAGGGGGCCTACGACATCGTCCTCGAGGTGGTGGAGCGGTCCGGGCTGCGCTGGTCGCGCCCGATCGCGACGCGGACGGTGCAGTGTGTCGCGGTTTCGACCGCGGCGCCGGTGTCGCCGATCGCTGAGTGGAAGAAGGTCTGCGAGGTCGACCCGGGCAGTCCCCGGCTCCTCGAGCGGCTGCGCCGGTTGCCGGGCGTCAAGGTGCCGGCCGTGGTGCCCGCCAATCTCCCGCTGGCCGGCGGCGCGATGGGGCGTGTGCCGCTGCCTTCGCTGCCGGTGCCGCTGCCGAAGCTGCCGGCGGTCGGCGAGATGGTGCCGAAGTTCACCGGCCTCCTGGCAGTCGGGGATTCGACGCTGGTGCCGCATCCCGCCGGTGCCATGCTCAGCTTGCCTCCGGCGCCGGGCGCGGGGCAGGTGTCGTGGGAGGGGATCGCCGTCGCCGGTCTCCAGCCGGCGCATCCGCACGTCGTCGAGGTCGAGTACCCGATCGACCAGGATGCGATGGTCGGGATCACCGTCCTCGAGCAGGTGGGCAGCGAGGTCCGTGCGACCGCCGCCGGCGGATTCGTCGTCGAGCGCCCGCTCGCGACGCGCTCGCACCCGGTCGCCGAGGGGATCGCCACGCATCGGTTCGTGTTCTGGCCACACACCCGCGCCGGCGTGGTCGTGCTCTCCAACGCCGCACAGCGGACACCGCTCCACATCGGCCGGGTCCGTGTCCTCTCCGGTCCGCAGCGGCTCCCGCCGGCTCCGTCGGCAGGCGCGGGGGAAGCGCGGCGCACGTTGCTCGCGTTCCTTGCCGAGCCCGACTTCGAGCGCTTCGGGGGAGTGCGGCGCGTCGATGGTGCGACCGGGCGTGGCGTCGACGACTGGCACGGTCTGCTCGTCGGATGCCGGTCGTTGGCGGAGTGGCTCGCCGCGCAGGGGGCCGACGGCGCCGTGGTCACCGTGGCCGCCGACGGCGGGGCCGTCTGGCCGTCGGCGACGCTCGGCACCGCCCCGCGCTGGGACGGCGGGGGCTCGTTCAACGGCCGGCTCGACCCGGTGCCGAAGGACGCGCTGGCGCTGGCCTGCCGGCTGTTCGCCCGCGAACGCCTCCGGTTGGTTCCCGCGATCGCCGGCACGGGGCCGCTGCCGGTGATCGAGGCGCTGCTTGCCGAAGGGGCCGGGGATCCCACCGGCCTGGTGTGCGTCGGTGCCGACGGGCGGCCGCGGCGCGGGCCCGGAGTCGCCGGGCGATACAACATCCTCGATCCCCGGGTCCAGGACGCCTGTGCCGAGGTCGTCGGCGAACTGGCCGCGCGGCTCCGTGGCGAACCGGCGGTCGAAGGCCTGGCGCTGGTGATGCCGCACGACGGCTGGCTGCACCTCCCGGGAGTCGCCACTGCCCTCGACGACGCGACGTTCCGTCGGTTCCTCGCCGCGGCTGGTCCTGTCGCGGCGGGCCTCGAGCCTGTCGCCGCGCCGGGACCGGAGCGGTTCGCACGGCGGGCGGCGCTGGTCGAGGGTCCGCTCCGCGAGCCGTGGCTGGAGTGGCGTGCCGCCGAGGTCGCCCGATTCCATCACCGCCTCGCCGACATCGTCCGCAGCGTCGACCCCGACTGGACGCTCACCCTCGTGCCGACGACGCTGTTCAGTGCCGGCGACCTGGCGGCACGATTCCGCGCGCTCGTGTCGACCGCCGCGGCCGAAGGCGACCTGGCCCGTGAGGCGGGACTCGACCTGGCGCGGCTGGCGGCCCACGGCTCGATCGTCGTCGGCATTCCTCACGTGACCGCGGCGACGGCCGACATCGTCGAGGCCGGCATCGTCGAGCGGGCCAACCGCGCCGTCGCCCCGGGGCCGCCGGCGGCACGGCGCGCCGCGGTCCTCGTCTCCCAGCCGCGTTCCCTCGACCTCGGCACCGCCGTCCAGCACATGCCGCTCCGGGGCGATGCACCGGAGTCGATCGACTGCCGTGCCGTCCTCGCGGGCGCCGCGGCGCGGCGCCCGTCGGCAGCCGTGTTTGCCGGTGGGGACGTGGTGCTCGTGATCGACGAGTCGCTCTCCACCGTGTCGGCCGACGAGATCCAGTCCCGCACCCGGCGCGCCCGCGCCGCGCTGCCGGCGGTGCCGATGACGGCGATCCCGCGCGCCGCGGCGCCGCTGGCGGCGTTCGCCGGTGCCGCCGATGACGCGACCTGGGTGAGCCTCGTCAACCGCTGCGGTGAGCCGTGCACGGCGCAGCTGGTCGCGGCGGAGACGGTGCCCTCCGCCGACGAGCCGGCGACCGGCGCGGCGCTGGCGTCCGACGGTCGGTCGCTCGCCGTGCCCCTCGCACCGTGGGAGGAGCGCACGGTGCTGTTCGCCGGCCCCGTCCGCTTCGACCGCGTCGATGCCCTGCTCGACCCGGTCGTGGCCGGCGTCGTCGACGACCTCGTCGCCGGACTGCGACGGCGCCGCGCCGTCCTCGAGACGCCGCTCCCGCTGCCGGTCCTCGACAACCCCGCGTTCGAGCAACCCGAGTTGGGTGACCGGGTCGCGGGCTGGGAGCTGCTCGAACCGCAACGCGGCACGCTCCGCGGCGTCGCTCCCGGCGCCGGTGGCGAAGGCCGTGCCGCCGAGTTCGCCACCGTCACCGGCCTGGCCACGCTCCGCAGCAATCCCTTTCCGGCGCCGGCCACCGGGCGGATCAGCGTCGCCGTCTGGCTGCGGATCCCCACCGAGTCGACGCAGCCGCCGCTGCGGATCGCCCTCGAGGGTCTCGAAGGGGGGCGCGAGTACTACCGCTTCGCCCCGGTCGGGATGGCACCCGGGGCGATGCCGCTGTCGCGGTCGTGGTCGCAGTTCGTGCTCCAGGTCGACGACCTGCCCACGGCAGGATTGGAGTCGCTCCGCGTCCGGCTCGATCTCCTCGGCCCCGGGGCAGTCGAGATCGACGACGTGCGCGTCTTCGATCTGGCGTTCGACGAGTCGCAGCGCGTGCAGATCACCAAGCTGCTGGCGCTCGTCGACCACCATCGCGGCGAGACCGATCTCGGGCGCTGCCTACTCGAGCTCGACGAGCCCTGGGCTCGGTTCCTGCTGGCCTTCGTCGTGCCCGCCGCCGAACCGCCCGTCGCGGGTGCGGTGCCGGCCGGCCCGGCAGCACCCGGTCCGGGAACGACGGGAACCCCGCGGCCCAAGGAACGGACCGCCCGGCAGCCCGCGCCGGCCGGGATCATCGACCGCTTCCGCCAGTGGTGGCAGTGACCGACCGAGGCCGCCACGGGGCGCGCACGCCGAGCGTCAGCCCGGCGGCCAGCCGAGCGCACGACCGCCGAGGAGGTGGACATGGAGATGGTCCACCGACTGGCCGCCGTCGCGGCCGCAGTTGACGACCAGGCGGTAGCCGTGGGCGAGCCCGAGCCGGGCGGCGATCTGCGTGGCGACGACCACCAGATGACCGACCAGCGCCGCATCGCCGGGCCCGAGGTCGGACAGTGCGCGGATCGGCCGCTTCGGGATCACGAGCACGTGGACGGGGGCGTGCGGCGCGACGTCGTGGAACGCGAGGCAGGAGTCGTCGTCGTGCTCGATCCGGGCGGGGATCTCGCCGCGGATGATCTTCCCGAACACCGTGTCGGCCATGGTGGGCTCCGGAGCGCCGGGGAGGACTCAGCCGGCCGGATCGGGCGTGGGCTCCGATCCGGCGTCGGGGGTCGTCGCGGCGCCGCGCCGCACGCGCCGGCGCGGCGGGCGGGGCAGGGCCCACTCTTTGGTGATCGCCTCGAAGACGTCGGGGGTCTCGTAGCGGACGACGTCGCGCCCCTCCGGCATCGGCCCGACGAGTTTGCGGAACACCGGGGCCCCGCGGAGGTCGAGGTCGACGCTGCAATCGTCGGTGCCGACCTGGAGGTGGCTCCGCTGGATCCCCTCGGCGGAGTCGAAGTCGCGGATCACGAGGCTGCCATCGGTGGCGCGGGTGACGAGCCGCCAGGTGCGTTTGGGCATGGCACGGACCTCGGGGTGGGACGGCGGGCGGCCATCGCCGGCCACCTCACCTCCGAGCATCGACCGGGTGCGGACCCCGGCTGGAGCGGTTGCCGCCCCCGCCGCGCGATCGGTGCGACGGCGTCCGGCGGCATCGCGTGCCTATCCCGCACAAGCGCCGCAGGCGGACTTCGGCGGCCGCTCGCGCGGGACGCGGCGGCCGAAGTCGCACTCGATCGCGAATCGGGCCATGCGGAGGAGCGACTCGTGGTCGATCGTCGGGCAGGGGAACTGACCGGCATGGGCCACCGTCGCCGCGCGGTCGAAATCGGGATCGCAGCGGAGGTAGCTGCGATACACGCCGAGCTGTGACCGGAACTCGTCGGCGAACCAGCGCTCGTCGCGGACGTCGGGGTCGTCCGGGGAGGCGGCCCGGGAAAACCGCTCGACAGCCTCCTGGACGACGCAGGCGATCGTGCCCGTCGACACCGGCTCGGGGTGGGTGAGGTGAAACGTCCGGCCATGTGCCGCCGGGGTACGGACGAGATGGCACATGACCTGCGAGACCCAGTCGACGGGGACGAAGTTCTTGCGGTCGCGGCCGTCGATCCGCAGCAGCCGCAGCAGGGCGCGACCACTGGTCGATCCGAGGAGCATCCGCGGGAGGAGGGTGTGGCCGAGACGCGCCAGGGCGTAGAAACCGTGGTAGGTCGAGGTGAATCCGGAACGCGAGTCGCCGACGATGATCGCCGGACGGTAGACGGTCACCGACCGGAGGTGATCGGCGCCGTGGACCAGGGTTTCGGCCTCGACCTTGCTACGCTCGTAGTCGTTGCCGAACCGTTGGCCGACGTCGAGCTCGGTCTCGAGCACGCGCCCCGAGCGCAGTCCGCAGACGTACGCCGTCGAGACGTGATGGAACTCGCCGATGCCGGCGGCGCGGGCCAACCCGACGACGTGCGCGGTGCCGCCGACGTTGGTGCGCCATGGGTCGCCGTCGCGGTCCGCGCCGTGGAACGTCAGCGACGCGGCGTTGTGGAGGATCGCCCGGCAGTGCTCCCCGAGATCGCGGACGGCGTCGTCGTCGAGACCGCAGCGCGGGGCGCCGATGTCGCCGGCGACCACGGTCGGGCGGGGGAGCGGATGCCCGAGGTCCCCCTCCCAGGCCGCGACCATCGCCTCGATGCGCATGGCGGGATCACGTTTGCGATCGGGACGTACCAGCAGCAGCGGTCGCTCGCCGGCGAGGAGCAGGTCGCGGACGACGTACGAGCCGAGCAACCCCGTGGCGCCCGTGACGAGGATCTGCCGGGCCGAAGGATCGACGGGAAACGAATCGGGCGGGCAGACGATCATGGCGACGGAGCGATCCTGGCTCGAGGGCCGCCGGTTGCCGTGGACAGTGGCGGGCCGGGGTCGAAGCAATCTATCAGCCGCCGGCAAAAGTCCATCGCGGCGCCGTTTCCCCGCCGATCGGGTCGATGTCATCCGCCGGGCGTGGAAGCCGCGAGCGCTGCCGCCGTGTCGTCGATGGCGCGGCGCACGAGCTCCGCGAAGGCGGCGCTCGCACCGGCGCCGAGGTGCCGCTCGTCGGTGTGGACCGCGAGCCGGAGGCTGCCCGCGTAGGTCATGATCCCGACCCCCGCGCGGGTCCGCGGCCGTAGCGGGGGAACCCCGACGATGCCGGTCAGCAGGAGATCACGGGGAGCGTGGCGACCGTCGACGATCGGCACCGCGGCACGGAGGCGGGGTGCGAGGTTGCCGACGTTGCTGATCACCGCGGTCGACAGGCACAGAGGGAGGCGGGTCAGCAGCCACAGCAATCCCGGCACGCGTTCGAGGGCCTCGACGGCGTGAAGAAACTGGGCGGCGGCACCGGTTTCCTTGATCCAGCGGCTCGCCGCCGCCAGTGAGCGGACGAGCGTCGTGGGATCGCCGCACTCCTCCGCCGACCGGTCGAGAAATGCGTAGCCGATATGGTTGCCGGTCGGAACCGTCGCGCCAGGGTCGCGGAGGCTGACCGGCATGTTGATGCGCACGTGGCGGGCCGGGGTCCCCGCCGCGGCGTTCCAGTCGAGGGCGGTGCGCATCGCGGCCGCGACGAGGAGATCGTTGACGGTCACTCCGGCCGCGCTGGCGATCCCCCACAAGCGAAGTGTCTGGTCGGGAGTGAAGACGACGCAGGCGTAGGGGGGGGCGAGTGGTTCGTCGGGGACGGGCGCGGTCGGGGTGGCGAAGGGGGCGAGCACCGCCGGCCGGAGCCGGGCAAAACTCCCCGACTCACGTGCCAGGCGGCGGGTGTCGGGGACCGCCGGCCGTGGGGCGGCGCTCGTCTGGGGAGCGGACGGTGCCTGGCGCCGGACGACTGCCGGAAGGTCGCCGCCGCAGGGTGGTTGCCCGGTGTGGTACGCCGTCCACATCGCGCCGAGCCACTCGATGCAGGCCAGACCGTCGCAGACCGTGTGATCGACCACCAGGACCACGCTCCACCGCGGCGGCCCACCCGGATCCCGCTCGCGCTCCAGCGCGACGACCCGCAGCCCGCTGGAGCGGGTCGCGTCGCACGGTCGCCAGGGATCGGCGGCCGCCCGGTCGGCCGACAGGGGCCACCACTCGACCGCGGGGTCGGTGTCGGGGGGCAGCCAGACCCAGCGTCTGCCGCGGCGGCCGATCCGCATCCGCATCCTCGGGTGACAGGCGGCCGCCGCCGCCACCGCGGTTTCGAGCCGGCGGCGGTCGAGGGGGCCCTCGAGCTGGACTTCGAGCAGGAAGTCCATCGGGTAGCCCCGCCTGCGGTCGACGAGGAGCAGCGTCTCGAAAGGCGAAAGCGGTTCCATTCAGTCGCACGAGCCCGGGGGCAACCCGGCCTCGCGGACGGGAAAAGCGCGAGAGCGATTGTTTCTAGCAATTGCAACGGTCGGAAGGGGGCCGCCTGGGAACGTAGTTTTCCTGGGATTTCTTGACACTTCTTCCCGTCCATCCATACTCACTTCCGCGTCGGAGTCGGCCCAGCGGCCGGTGATCCGTGGCTTCCCGGCGACCGTCCCGGTCACGCGGGCAGCCCGTAGTCCGACCCGACGCACGCGATCACCCCCGGTCCGGTCGACAGCCGACCCGGCGGTGAGCGGCGATGCCCGCGGCGGGTTGCTGGCGTGGGTGTCGTGCGGATCCCAGGGAAGGGTGTTGGACGCCTCACGGCACGTACCGCGCCCTCCCGAGACCGATCCGAGCCGGCTTTCCGCCGGACATCTGCCCGCTTCCCCGACCCGTCCGGTGTCCCGCCCGTCGTGGCAGGGTTACGGCGGGACCGTACACACGCCAAGGACGAGGATCAGCCTTGCAGGAACCACTCGCAATCGTCGGCATGTCCTGCAGGCTCCCGGGCGCCGATGGGCTCGACGCGTTCTGGCGGCTCGTGGAATCGGGGGGAGTCGCCTGGGGGCCGCTCCCTGAGTCGCGCCTGCCGCGGGATTTGTACTTCGACCCGCGGAAGGGCCAGTTGGGGCGTTCCTATTCGGAGATGGGGGCGCTGGTTTCGGAGCGGCAGCCCGATCCGCGGACCTGCCCGATCACCGAGGAGATGCGCCACCGCTACGACATCGCCCACGTGGTGTTCCTCGAAGTCACCGCCCAGGCGTGCCGCGATGCCGGACTCGATCCGTTCGCGATGCCGGCCGACCGTCGGACGGGTGTCTACGTGGGGCACACCGGCGGCAGCACGCGGATCGGCGACATCGTCTACGGCACCGGGATCGACGAGACGGCGACGCTTCTCGGCGACGTCGACGTGGCGCGGCGGTTGCTCGGCCCCGACGTGGCGGCGGTCGCCGCCGAGGTCACCGCGGCGATCCGCGACCGCTACCCGGGGCGCCTTCCTGGGGAGCGGCTCGATCTCGAGGCCCTCGGCGCCGCCCGGATCGTCCAGGAGGCGCTGCGGCTCGACGGGCCCTACCTGGTGGTCGATGCGGCATGCGCCTCGTCGCTGCAGGCGCTGGCGATTGCCGCCCGGTCGCTGGCGACCGGCGGGATCGACCAGGCGATCGTCGGTGGCGCCTCGTACTGCAAGTCGGACAGCCTCGTGCTGTTTTCCGCCGCCCAGTCGGTGAGCAACACCGGCTCGTGTCCGTTCGGCAGTGACGCCGACGGGCTGGTGACCGCCGAAGGCTACGTGGCGTTGGTGCTCAAGACGCTGTCGCGGGCGCAGGCCGACGGCGACCGGATCCGCGCCGTGATCCGCGGCATCGGGGTAGCCAGCGACGGCAAGGGCAAGAGCCTCTGGGCTCCGCGCCGCGAGGGGCAGATGCTCGCCGTCGAGCGGGCCTACCCCGATCCAGCCGAGATGTCGCACATCGACTACATCGAGGCCCACGCCACCAGCACCCAAGTCGGCGACGCGACCGAGCTGGGGGCGCTGGCCAGTCTCCTCGGCAAGCACCTGCCGGCCGGACGGCGGATCCCGATCGGCAGCGTCAAGGCGAACATCGGCCACACGCTGGAGACGGCGGGGCTGGCGAGCCTCGTCAAGGTCGTGTTGGCGATGGAACACGGCGTCATCCCGCCCGGCTCGACCTGCCGCGAGCTCAACGAGGAGTTCTGTTGGGACGAGGGGCCGTTCTCGGTGCCGCGCGAGTCGCTCCCCTGGCCACGGCGCGCTGACGGTGGCCCGCGCTGCGCGGCGGTGAACGCCTTCGGCATCGGCGGGCTCAACGTCCACCTCGCGCTTGCCGAGTCGGCACCGGCACGGGCGCCGTCCGTGGTGCGACCGACGCCGGCGGGTGACGACGGCGCCATCGCGATCGTCGGTATCGGCTGCGTACTGCCCGGAGCGTTGTCGGTCGCGGCGTTCGGCGAGTTGCTCGACCGTGGCGTGCCGGCGCTGGCCGATGTACCGGCGGACCGGTGGAACCTCCGGCGGGCGCTCGACCCGTCGGGGCCACGGCCGTGGCGCACCGTCGCCGGCCGTGGCGGGTTCGTGATCGGTTTCCAGTACGACTGGCGGCGCCACAAGGTGCCCCCGAAGCAGATCGCTGCCGCCAATCCGCTTCAGTTCATGCTCCTCGAGGCGGCCGACGCCGCGATCGCCGATCTCGGCGGCCCCGCGCGCCTCGACCGGGCGCGGACGGCGGTCGTCGTCGGGACGATGTTCGGCGGCGAGTTCTCCAACGACCTGCAGATGGGGCTCCGGCTCCCCGAGACCGCCGTCCACCTCCGCGCCGCCCTGCAGCGCCGGGGGCTGGGGGCTGGCGAGATCGAAGCGATCGTCGCGGCCTACGAGAAAAAGGTGCTCGAGGAACTCCCGGCACTGGTCGACGAGACGGGCAGCTTTACCAGCAGCACCCTCGCCAGCCGCCTCACCAAGTCGTTCGATTTGATGGGGGGTGCGCTGGCGCTCGACGCGGGCGATTGTTCAACGCTGGCGGCGATCGCCGCCGCGGCCGACATGCTCCACCAGGGGACCTGCGACGCCGTTGTCTGCGCGGCCGGGCAGCGCGCGATGGACCTGATGGCGTTCGAGGGGTTGTCGCTGGAAGGCGCGCTTACGGCGGAGCCGGCGGCGCCGTTCAACGCGGCCGGCGGCCGGATCCCGGCCGAGGGCGCGGTGGTCCTCGTCCTCAAGTCACTGGCGGCGGCGCGAGCCGCGGGCGATCCGATCCGTGCCGTGATCCGTGGCGTCCGCGTCGGCAGTGGCGTGGCGCTCGAGGAAGTCGCCCCGCGCGTCGTCCACGATGCCGCGACGGCGGCGCGCGTGCCGCCCACCGCGATCGGCGCCGTCGAGGTGTCGGGGAGCGGTGCGGCGGCGATCGACGGCGTCGTGGCCGCGGCCCTGGCGGCGGAATACGGCAACGCCGGTGGGCCGCCACGGTCGGCCGGATCGCTCGACGGCCTCGTCGGCCACTGTGGTGCCGGTGCCGGTGCCGCGGCGGTGGTCAAGCTCGCCCGAAGCCTCGCCAGCGGTACGCTGCCGGCAACGCCGGGAATCGCCGGTGAGGTCACGGTCGCCCCCGGAATCGTCGCCAGTGCGGCGCCGCGGGCGATCCCCGCCGCCGACGCCGCCGGGTATCGCGCCGCCACCGTGACGACGGTCCACGCGCTGCTGGTCGGCCATCTCGTCATCGACAACGGGCTGCCGGTTCCCACGGCCGCCACGGTCGTGCCGGCCGCGCCTGCGGCGCAGGCGCGACCGATCGCGCCGCCAGCGGCGGGCGGGCGGGCGCTGGTGGCGGCGATCTTTCCCGGGCAGGGGTCGCAGTACGGCGACATGTTCCGGTCGTTGGCAACGGAGACCGCCGACGGGTCGGCGGTGCGTGACGAGCTCGACGGCATGGCGCGGCGCGTCGGCCTGCCGACGCTCGCCGAGACGGCGTGGCGGGCCGACCATGTGCTCGGGCTCGACATCCTCGCCACCCAGTGGTCGATGTATCTCGGTGACCTTTGTGCGTGGCGCGTGCTCGAACGTCTCGGCTTCGCCCCCGACATCGTCGCCAGCCACAGTTTCGGCGAGTTCCCGGCGCTGGCGGCAGT contains:
- a CDS encoding histidine triad nucleotide-binding protein, which encodes MADTVFGKIIRGEIPARIEHDDDSCLAFHDVAPHAPVHVLVIPKRPIRALSDLGPGDAALVGHLVVVATQIAARLGLAHGYRLVVNCGRDGGQSVDHLHVHLLGGRALGWPPG
- a CDS encoding SDR family oxidoreductase yields the protein MTSTRSAGKRRRDGLLPAADRLLRPRPATVHGNRRPSSQDRSVAMIVCPPDSFPVDPSARQILVTGATGLLGSYVVRDLLLAGERPLLLVRPDRKRDPAMRIEAMVAAWEGDLGHPLPRPTVVAGDIGAPRCGLDDDAVRDLGEHCRAILHNAASLTFHGADRDGDPWRTNVGGTAHVVGLARAAGIGEFHHVSTAYVCGLRSGRVLETELDVGQRFGNDYERSKVEAETLVHGADHLRSVTVYRPAIIVGDSRSGFTSTYHGFYALARLGHTLLPRMLLGSTSGRALLRLLRIDGRDRKNFVPVDWVSQVMCHLVRTPAAHGRTFHLTHPEPVSTGTIACVVQEAVERFSRAASPDDPDVRDERWFADEFRSQLGVYRSYLRCDPDFDRAATVAHAGQFPCPTIDHESLLRMARFAIECDFGRRVPRERPPKSACGACAG